A genome region from Hordeum vulgare subsp. vulgare chloroplast, complete genome includes the following:
- the rps15 gene encoding ribosomal protein S15 has product MKKKGGRKILGFMVKEEKEENRGSVEFQVFSFTNKIRRLASHLELHKKDFSSERGLRRLLGKRRRLLAYLAKKNRVRYKKLIGQLNIREQ; this is encoded by the coding sequence ATGAAAAAGAAAGGAGGTAGAAAAATTTTAGGATTTATGGTTAAAGAAGAAAAAGAAGAAAACAGGGGTTCTGTTGAATTTCAAGTATTCAGTTTCACCAATAAGATACGGAGACTTGCTTCACATTTGGAATTACACAAAAAAGATTTTTCATCGGAAAGAGGTCTACGAAGACTTTTGGGAAAACGTCGACGTTTGCTGGCTTATTTGGCAAAGAAAAATAGAGTACGTTATAAGAAATTAATCGGTCAGTTGAATATTCGGGAGCAGTAA
- the ndhF gene encoding NADH dehydrogenase subunit 5 has translation MEHTYQYAWVIPLLPLPVIMSMGFGLILIPTATKNLRRIWAFPSVLLLSIAMVFSVQLSIQQINGSSIYQYLWSWTVNNDFSLEFGYLIDPLTSIMLILITTVGILVLIYSDGYMSHDEGYLRFFVYISFFNTSMLGLVTSSNLIQIYFFWELVGMCSYLLIGFWFTRPIAASACQKAFVTNRVGDFGLLLGILGFFWITGSLEFRDLFQIANNWIPNNGINSLLTTLCAFLLFLGAVAKSAQFPLHVWLPDAMEGPTPISALIHAATMVAAGIFLLARLLPLFISLPLIMSFISLVGTITLFLGATLALAQRDIKRSLAYSTMSQLGYMMLALGIGSYQAALFHLITHAYSKALLFLGSGSVIHSMEPLVGYSPDKSQNMVLMGGLRKYIPITRTTFLWGTLSLCGIPPLACFWSKDEILSNSWLYSPFFGIIASFTAGLTAFYMFRIYLLTFGGYLRVHFQNYSSTKESSLYSISLWGKRIPKGVNRDFVLSTTKSGVSFFSQNIPKIQGNTRNRIGSFTTSFGAKNTFAYPHETGNTMLFPLLILLLFTLFIGFIGISFDNGGMDNGIAELTILSKWLTPSKNFTQESSNSFVNSYEFITNAISSVTLAIFGLFIAYIFYGSAYSFFQNLDLINSFVKRNPKKEFLDQVKKNIYSWSYNRGYIDIFYTRVFTLGIRGLTELTEFFDKGVIDGITNGVGLASFCIGEEIKYVGGGRISSYLFFFLCYVSVFLFFFLS, from the coding sequence ATGGAACATACATATCAATATGCATGGGTAATCCCTCTTCTCCCACTTCCAGTTATTATGTCAATGGGATTTGGCCTTATTCTTATTCCGACAGCAACAAAAAATCTTCGTCGCATATGGGCTTTTCCTAGTGTTTTACTCTTAAGTATAGCTATGGTATTCTCAGTTCAACTGTCTATTCAACAAATAAATGGAAGTTCTATCTATCAATATCTATGGTCTTGGACCGTCAATAATGATTTTTCTTTAGAATTTGGATACTTGATTGACCCACTTACTTCTATTATGTTAATACTAATTACTACTGTAGGAATCCTGGTTCTTATTTATAGTGATGGTTATATGTCTCACGATGAAGGATATTTGAGATTTTTTGTTTATATAAGTTTTTTCAATACTTCTATGTTGGGATTGGTTACTAGCTCCAATTTGATACAAATTTATTTTTTTTGGGAACTCGTGGGAATGTGTTCTTATTTATTGATAGGCTTTTGGTTTACACGACCAATCGCAGCGAGTGCTTGTCAAAAAGCTTTTGTAACTAATCGTGTAGGGGATTTTGGTCTATTATTAGGAATTTTAGGTTTTTTTTGGATAACAGGTAGTTTAGAGTTTAGGGATTTGTTCCAAATCGCTAATAACTGGATTCCTAATAATGGAATTAACTCTTTACTTACTACTTTGTGTGCTTTTTTATTATTCCTTGGTGCAGTTGCGAAATCCGCACAATTCCCTCTTCACGTATGGTTACCCGATGCTATGGAAGGACCCACTCCTATTTCGGCTCTTATACACGCAGCAACTATGGTTGCTGCGGGAATTTTTCTTCTAGCTCGACTTCTTCCTCTTTTCATATCTTTACCTTTGATAATGAGTTTTATTTCTTTAGTAGGTACAATAACACTATTCTTAGGAGCTACTTTAGCTCTTGCTCAGAGAGATATTAAAAGAAGCTTAGCCTATTCTACAATGTCTCAATTGGGTTATATGATGTTAGCTCTAGGTATAGGTTCTTATCAAGCTGCTTTATTCCATTTGATCACTCATGCTTATTCAAAAGCTTTATTGTTCTTGGGATCTGGATCCGTTATTCATTCAATGGAACCTCTTGTTGGGTATTCACCAGATAAAAGTCAAAATATGGTTCTTATGGGCGGTTTAAGAAAATACATTCCAATCACAAGAACTACTTTTTTATGGGGTACACTTTCTCTTTGTGGTATTCCACCTCTTGCTTGCTTCTGGTCCAAAGATGAAATCCTTAGTAATAGTTGGTTGTATTCGCCCTTTTTTGGAATAATAGCTTCCTTTACTGCAGGATTAACTGCCTTTTATATGTTTCGGATATATTTACTTACATTTGGTGGGTATTTGCGTGTTCATTTTCAAAATTACAGTAGCACTAAAGAGAGTTCCTTGTATTCAATATCCTTATGGGGAAAAAGGATACCCAAAGGAGTGAATAGGGATTTCGTTTTATCAACAACGAAGAGTGGAGTTTCTTTTTTTTCACAAAATATACCCAAAATTCAAGGTAATACAAGAAATAGGATAGGATCCTTTACTACGTCTTTTGGGGCTAAAAACACTTTTGCCTATCCGCATGAAACGGGAAATACTATGTTATTTCCTCTTCTTATATTACTACTTTTCACTTTGTTCATTGGATTCATAGGAATCTCTTTTGATAATGGAGGAATGGATAATGGAATAGCAGAGTTAACCATATTATCAAAGTGGTTAACTCCCTCAAAAAACTTTACCCAGGAAAGTTCTAATTCTTTTGTAAATTCATATGAATTTATTACTAATGCAATTTCTTCTGTAACTCTAGCTATCTTTGGTTTATTCATAGCATATATCTTCTATGGATCTGCTTATTCTTTTTTTCAGAATTTGGATTTAATAAACTCTTTTGTAAAAAGAAATCCTAAAAAAGAATTTTTGGATCAAGTAAAAAAAAATATATACAGTTGGTCATATAATCGTGGTTATATAGATATTTTCTATACTAGGGTCTTTACCCTCGGTATAAGAGGGTTAACCGAACTAACGGAGTTTTTTGATAAGGGTGTTATTGATGGAATTACCAATGGAGTGGGTCTTGCTAGTTTTTGTATAGGAGAAGAAATTAAATATGTAGGGGGAGGTCGAATCTCGTCTTATTTATTCTTTTTTTTATGTTATGTATCTGTGTTTTTATTCTTTTTTCTTTCTTAA
- the rpl32 gene encoding ribosomal protein L32, whose amino-acid sequence MAVPKKRTSMSKKRIRKNIWKKKTYFSIVQSYSLVKSRSFSSGNEHPKPKGFSGQQTNK is encoded by the coding sequence ATGGCAGTTCCAAAAAAACGTACTTCAATGTCAAAAAAGCGTATTCGTAAAAATATTTGGAAGAAAAAGACTTATTTTTCCATAGTACAATCTTATTCTTTAGTAAAATCAAGATCATTTTCCAGTGGTAATGAGCATCCAAAACCAAAGGGTTTTTCTGGGCAACAAACAAACAAATAA
- the ccsA gene encoding cytochrome c biogenesis protein: MLFATLEHILTHISFSTISIVITIHLITLLVRELGRLRDSSEKGMIVTFFSITGFLVSRWVSSGHFPLSNLYESLIFLSWALYILHTIPKIQNSKNDLSTITTPSTILTQGFATSGLLTEMHQSTILVPALQSQWLMMHVSMMLLSYATLLCGSLLSAAILIIRFRNNFHFFSKKKKNVLNKTFFFSEIAFFYAKRSALKSAPVPSFPNYYKYQLTERLDSWSYRIISLGFTLLTIGILCGAVWANEAWGSYWNWDPKETWAFITWTIFAIYLHSRTNPNWKGTNSALIASIGFLIIWICYFGINLLGIGLHSYGSFTLTPK; the protein is encoded by the coding sequence ATGCTATTTGCAACTTTAGAACATATACTAACTCATATCTCTTTCTCAACGATTTCAATTGTGATTACGATTCATTTGATAACCTTATTAGTTCGTGAACTTGGGAGATTACGTGATTCGTCAGAAAAAGGAATGATAGTTACTTTTTTCTCTATAACAGGATTCTTAGTTTCTCGTTGGGTTTCTTCGGGACATTTTCCATTAAGTAATTTATATGAGTCATTGATCTTCCTTTCATGGGCTCTGTATATTCTTCATACCATTCCTAAAATACAGAACTCTAAAAATGATTTAAGCACAATAACTACGCCAAGTACTATTTTAACGCAAGGCTTTGCCACGTCGGGTCTTTTAACTGAAATGCATCAATCCACGATACTAGTACCTGCTCTACAATCTCAGTGGTTAATGATGCATGTCAGTATGATGTTATTAAGTTATGCAACTCTTTTGTGCGGATCCTTATTATCTGCCGCTATTCTAATCATTAGATTTCGAAATAATTTCCATTTCTTTTCTAAAAAGAAAAAAAATGTTTTAAATAAAACATTTTTCTTTAGTGAGATTGCATTTTTTTATGCAAAAAGAAGTGCTTTAAAAAGCGCCCCTGTCCCTTCATTTCCAAATTATTACAAATATCAATTAACGGAGCGTTTGGATTCTTGGAGTTATCGTATCATTAGCCTAGGATTTACCCTTTTAACCATAGGTATTCTTTGTGGAGCAGTATGGGCTAATGAGGCCTGGGGATCCTATTGGAATTGGGATCCTAAGGAAACTTGGGCATTTATTACTTGGACCATATTCGCAATTTATTTACATAGTAGAACAAATCCAAATTGGAAGGGTACGAATTCTGCACTTATAGCTTCGATAGGATTTCTTATAATTTGGATTTGTTATTTTGGTATCAATCTATTAGGAATAGGTTTACATAGTTATGGTTCGTTTA